Within Aspergillus oryzae RIB40 DNA, chromosome 2, the genomic segment TAATTTACAATAACTATTCAAACCATAGGTAAGTTTCTAGAACCCAAAACATGGTAATAAGATTTAATCATTCCCGGGTGAAGTACCTGGTTGCCTTGACAGAATTCGTCATtggccagagaagaaaagagacaagACAGGGAAGTGAAGAAGCTGACAGCGGTTGTAGATAAGCCTGACATATCACCATCATTCTCCGATAGATACCAAGGTTCCGTCCTCCGAGGCAAGGATGCCAGAACAAACATTGTATGGCTTTTGCTATGCTCCCTCATGCTATTCGTTTCGCACAACATCACTTCGAATTTCGGACAAATATCCACTTAATGACGGTCGTTTACCCGGAGATTAGCAATCTGGTTACACAGGAGTATGTCAGTCGCCAGTCAAAGAATCCTTCGAATATGATGCCGAGGTTGTTAAAAACATCTTCTAAATAACTAAACTAtagcatttttttttctcacaATCTATTTTCATTAAAATGCTCGATGAAGGGGTCAAGGTAAAAGGAAGGGAAGCGCCTCTCAAAGTCCCCTCACTTCAAACCTCTATCTTTCAACGGATGGCGAATTGCTACACATCGGAGCCATAGTAGCGCCGTTAGCTTTCATGGTGGAAGGTTGTCTTCGTCGCCTTTGAAATGTGTAACGATATACGTTCTTCATTCCAGAATTTAATTTTCAGCTGAGGACCAGAGCCAATGTGTAATGGAAAACCTGGGCAAACGGACGATTATCGCCAGCCCCGATTTGCGGCATACGTATATCAGCACAAGTGGCTTACGGCTGTGAGAGGATAAGCATATTGTGCTCCACAATAATCAAGCATTGCGCTCAATCTTATTCATTTGATCTTCAACGTGATTTCCCTACGGAGAGAGTCTTTTGATTCTATTTGCTCCACCGTCATGATCATTGGAGTCGACGCTTGTCCAGACTTAGCATTTAGATTGCTGTGAGAGGCGAAACAGAAACGATGCAGGAAACAGGCAGCAAACATACCATCCATTTCACAGGAAGAGAGGTTATCATTTACGGATCATCCCAGAAGGTTTTTGATTCGTCATAGGGAGGTTACGTATGTCTACTTCCCATCGTGACGCAGGAGCCTGGATTGGAGCATCCTCCTACATATAAACGGAGCGACTGCTCGTGTCTGATATTCTTCGCACAATCTTCTTACCGTGACATTCAAGATTGCCTTCAAGGTGTATACTaccttctctatctctcGACCCTGTATTTCAGGGACGCTCAGTGTTCAACCAGACCTTCAATACCGTGTCGATTGCTCTAACTCCCAAAAATGAGGATCCAAAGcatcgctctcttcctcggtCTATGCACCGCAGTCCTGGCTGTTCCCCATAAGCCACACAACGCAAGATATATGGGGAAGGACTGGCAAGAGTCGTCAAGTTCCACTGCGACACCGACGCCGACGCCTTCGCCGACACCCCGACCAACTCCCAGGCCGACGCCCACTACACCCCCAggcgacgacgatgattcCGGGGAGTTCCCCTTCCCATGGCCCACCGAGTGGCCACCGATCTTCGACGACTTCCCGGACATCGGAGGCAATGACGATTCAAGCTCCGGCGATGTGCCTGATGTTGGTGATAAATCTACTTCTAAGATTCCAGATGTCGAGGGCGATGAGCGTCTTCGGAAGGGGTCGAAGTAGGCGGATGGATTCTACGCTTAAGACTTTATTTGGTCTGTGTGGCGGAGGACATTTTGTGTTGTCATCGTGTCCTGCGTTGAAAGTCTAAAAGTttatggaagatgatggtggaATTAGGAAGTCCTGTCTGATTGGAATACGGTTACTCTGACTGCATGTTGTGCTTCTCCTAGGATAGTTTAGTAGGATCATGGACactgttcttttcttgactACTTTATTGAATGACTCCTCTTACCGAACTGATGTTCAACTATGCGGCGTATCGTAGAGGACTAGGAACAAGGATATCGTACGGAGCTGTGATAAAGCACtgaaatataaaaattgAAACGACTTGCCGTCTACCTCATGCTTTATTTACACAAGTTACCTCCGAGCCCTAATAGTATTCTCTACTTCAGGTCCTTGGATAACTAAACATTTATCCGCACGCGGTCTCTACGCACTTCGATGTAACCCACGTGGTCAAGTATCGCGATACTGGGGGCTCTTTGTATCCCAGACAAGTTGTCCGACAGCACCATGGCTTGCCTAGGATTTGAAACCAatccttttgttttctacAGACAGTAAACCGTtgcaaataataaaatttaCCGCCAGACTCATTTTCTACTATTTCTTTGCCATGTCTTACGGCTTGtctttcttgatattgtaaCAGGATCGAGGATTGTCTTGTGTCATTGGAAGGGTAGAAGCAGCTCAAACAATAGATATAAGGAAGCAGGGCAATTTGACTGCAGTATATCGCTCCAGCCTATGATCAAAGGCTGTGGAGGTCGGGAATTGGGCAGTTGGAAGTCGGGGCATGAAGGCACAGCATATAACTATAGACTTTTAGACGCTGAATCGGTGCTGTTCCGGAATGCGTACGTACTGGATCATGCTTTGCGGAAATATTCTAGTCAGTCAACCAGGCCAATTGTTTAGGGCTGTCGGTATTTCTCCAGGTTGAGGTGGGGACTCTCCCACTCTCCCCTCATTCTAACCCATAGTAGTAACTCACCCAGAACTGGGCTCACCGAGGTAATGCAGCCGGCGAGTCTTGTTTAGCATGGAGTTTGCAGATCAGTACTTTGCGGAATTTAGTTCGGGCTGCAATGACCCGAACACATAACCGCGTGCAGCTCAGGATATTGGGATTGGAAGTTGGTGTGGTGGGGAGAGAGACGGGGGAATGCCTGTCAATCAATACTCGAGTACTTATTGTGAGCCTTGCACCATCGAATGAATCGAGCTGCGTGCGACCCGTCCTACATTTAACATGGCATCAAAACACCCCGCCTCGGAAATTCACCGTGTCATTGACCTCCTCATTGACAACCTCATAAACATTCGCGACGACAAGGGCGAATTCCTCCTGCATCTGAAAGATGGCCGCACCATCCAGGCAAAATGCTGGAATGGTTGGGAATGGACTCATGGCATCGGGCTGTACGGTGTATGGAAGTTCTACGAGATAACGGGCCAGGCCAAGTACCTTAAGATTATTGAGGACTGGTTTGCTGAGCGCTTTGCTGAAGGCGGCACTACCAAAAATATCAACACGATGTCTGTCTTCCTGACTCTTGCCTATGTTTATGAGAAGACAGGTAATCTGACCTATCTTCCCTGGCTCGATGCCTGGGGCGAATGGGCGATGTACGAGTTGCCACGCACCAAGTATGGTGGTATGCAGCATATCACCTACGTCGCGGAGAATGACCAGGAACTCTGGGATGATACACTTATGATGACTGTGATGCCGCTTGCTAAAATCGGAAAACTCCTTAATCGGCCTGAATATATCGCCGAGGCGAAGCGACAATGTCTTATCCACGTAAAGTATCTCTTTGACACGAAAAcgggccttttcttccacggcTGGAAGTTCGAGAATGGGGGACATGGGAACGGGGGGCATAATTTTGCAGATGCACGGTGGGCCCGCGGGAATAGCTGGTGTACCATCGTCATCCCAGAAATCCTCGAGTTGCTGGAACTAGAGCCAAATGATGCTATTCGGACCCATCTCTGCGACACACTTGAGGCGCAGTGCGAAGCACTGCAACAGTCACAATCTGTATCGGGCGCTTGGCATACGCTTATCGATCACCCAGACTCGTACCTAGAGGCATCAGCGACTGCTGGATTTGCGTATGGTATTCTGAAGGCTGTGCGGAGGCGGTACATCGGGTCCCAGTACCGGGCTATGGGAGAAAAGGCTATCTCCTCTGTGCTGAAAGATGTAGATGAAAAGGGAGAGCTCCAGAACACTAGTTTTGGCACGCCCATGGGCCATGATCTTCAAGTTTACAAGGATATCCCTCTTACTGCCATGCCGTACGGCCAGGCCATGGCAATCATGGCTTTGGGGGAGTACCTATGGACCTACCTGTAGCTAACTGTTGAATTAAGACTCAACATGAACGAGGTGGTGTTTAACCAGTGTAACTTCCACTGATTCTGTATTAAAATTTAATGAAGTCAGACCGTCAGTCTCAAAGACCCATAGATGTAAAGATAAGgatatttatttttaaatgAAATTAAGCGGTCTTCCCCTGGCGCCAGATGGTCTGAAAGTACATGGCCGGAAACCTCAACATTGCAATCTAATCAAAGAAGTGTAAGTGGCACTGTTGAGGACAAAGCATGATACGCCTCAAGACCAGTTAACAGCCGCTGAATCCAGTGCTATCCAAACTTTACCCGCATTATGACTATTACCTTTTACCAGACCTCAACCCTTTCTGAGATTATGAAGCTAGGATCAATATTTTATGGGGTGGCGATTATAAGGGGcggggggaagaagatggccttGTGTTTCAGGGTTACCGTAGGGATGTGATGATCGGATCTGATGGTTATCTAGAGAACAGTACATGTACACTGGACTGTTGCTGGCCAAGCTTCTCTCTGAGGATCTATACCCGAATGTGATTGTATGACTCCGATCAGGTTGTCAGGTCTTGGCCAATATTTCCAATATTGCTTGCCAGATCATTATGTCATCGATGATTGGCGCGTTATTTCCCACTCTCCCCCACATCCTCGATTTCGATCGCAACACAAATTCCCCCCAATTTCTACTTCAACAATTGTGTATTCGCAGGGCCCCGATTCCTTGCCCCAAGTACTGGAATATCCTGAGCCTCAGAGGCATGCTTAGAAGACCCCTAATACATCTCCGACATATTGCTAGTGACTTTGAAGATGGTTGACCGAGCCGATAACCAGCTAAGAGTCAGTTCTTGTACCCTTCGCGTCCACCGTGGAGATGTATGACTCAAGTCGGGACTCTGGTGGCTGATTGCTTGACTTGTCTCTGCTTCTTTAGGAATTGGAAAAGGATTATTGTCCACCTCTTGACCCAGCCTTATTTACAGCTATCGCCTGCGACTATGATCTCTCTGACTCGGCCCAGCTCCAGCAGCTTCGCGAAACCCTCGACACTCTCAAGCTATCTGcatgggaacaggaagacCTTCCATTTGATCCGTCCGGAACGAGTGGTCTGGGAGCAAATGGTGTTGATTCGGAAGGGATACCGTCAGAACACAGCGTGTCGCAAAACGGCACTGTGCGATCGCGTGAAACAGACATCACGAGTTTGGCATCAGAattctcctccttcagcGTAGGCGACAAAGGCTCGCACAATGGTAAGAAAGTATCTCAACGCTTGGCCTATACAGTCAATGCAGATGGATCGCTTTGTCTGTCGGGTGCAACTGAGGAGGATAAGATTGGTTACTTGTCGGAGATGTTTCCCTCGGTTGATAAATTCACCATCCAGCATGCACTGCGGAAGTCTAATGGGGATGTTGATCGCTCAATGGATGTCCTGCTTAACCTCACATTCTTCTCCGAGCAACCTTCAATTGAGGACGGGGATAAGGTCGCTATCCCTAAAGGCATCGATGGGTTTCAAGATGGCTCGAATGGGGAAACAGGGCGAAAGAAAAACCGCAAACGCAAAGGGAAAACTAAGAGCGGCCGAAACTATGAGCGCTCGTCCCCTTTGGATTCTGAGCCAGGCTGCTTCTTGCAGGATGAACCCTGTACTGTTAATAAGTGGGATGCTGCGCAGAAGGATATTGAGTTTATTCATTCCAGGACTTCCCCTgtcctgaagaaggaaatggtcaCGTCCACCTACCATGCTAATGGTGCTTCTTTAACGGCGACTATTCGGTCCCTGGCAGAGACACATGCACCGAAAGATGAGCGGGCCATTAGTCAAGATACAGTTACAGAGGCACAAGTTGCCGAGCTGATCCAGGAGCTTCCTTCTATCCCGCCCACAACGTTCGCAGGTCTACTTAAAATTACGAGGAGCTCCGTCTCAGCCGCTAGTGAATTGGCAGCTGCAATGGTGACCGGACCAGTGTCTCCGTCAATGTCTGAATTGATTAAATTTACTACTTCACCGCCACCAGTCGATGTCGACGTGGAGACGCCTAGGCGACGGAATGAGCCGCGGGTCATTCGAGATTATGATCGTGTAAGAAGTTCCGCAGGGGCCCATTTTGCTGCCAGTTCGGAAGCACTCGCTAAAGCCTCGGCGGCATATCGTCGTGGCAAGTCTGATCGCCTGATGGGCGGTGCCGCTGCTTATTACTCGGCAGTCGGACGAGACCATCTAGAGCGAGCAAAGCGGGACGCGGCCGAAGCAGCAGATGCCCTCGTAGATTCGCAGTCCACGCACAATACGCTAGATCTTCACGGTGTTTCAGTGCAAGATGCCGTTCGCATTGCCAGTGAACGGGTCTCAGATTGGTGGGAGTCTTTCGGGGACGCCAAATACGTGCGCGGTGGTGAAATAGCCCGGTCTGGATACCGCATCGTCACTGGGCTCGGGCGACATAGTCATGATGGGACATCGCGCCTGGGTCCTGCCGTGGGTAAGATGCTGGCTCGTGAAGGCTGGAAAGTGGAAGTAGGCGAAGGAGTCTTGACTGTCGTAGGTGTGGTGCGGCGTCACTGAACCTTGAACTTCATTTGTCGAGATACCCCTGTTGCAATATTTGATCATCTAGCCGTGCATTTGGAGTAGTTATTCGATATCGTCAATTTTTCAGAGTGGACTCTATTGGAATTAGTAcggtgtacggagtaagaaGCACTATCCTGGATAAATTTGCCGTAAGACGAGCCCTGTAAACCTGATTGAAATCGATATACACTTAAATTACTCCGCAATCGGGATTTATGACGTAAATGTTAAGGCAAATCGGAGAAATACATCGACTTCTCTAGTTCTAAAGAGGTTTAATTTCTCTACACTTTCAACTAATCTTGCGCGACTTTTTGACTCTCTTCTATAAATACGAACCTAATGCGCATCCAACGCTTCTCCACAGCCCTCCGCACtttcacctcctccttcagATACCGGCCCACACCCCTCATCACGAAAGCCGCATCTCAACATCCGAGCAAACCATCCTTCCCAATCTCAAAATCCACTGCACTCAAAGCCGCCCCAGgaatccttccattcctaagctctttcttcacctcaaCAGCTAAACCCGAAACCGAAAACAATAGCAAGATGTCCTACCCCGACCAGCGCAGCACCGAAGAATGGCGCGCCGTCCTAAGCCCAGGTTCGTCCCAGAAACCCACGCAACAAAACCCCAACTAACACCGTCTCCCAATAACTGTAGAACAATTCCGCATTCTCCGCGAAAAGGGCACTGAGCGTCCTGGTACTGGCGAGTACGATTCCCACTACCCCTCTGAGGGCGTGTACAACTGCGCGGGGTGCAATGCCCCGCTATATAAGGCGACACACAAATTTAAGTCCGGCTGCGGCTGGCCCGCATATTTTGATTCTATCCCCGGTGCTGTGACGAGGCATACGGATAACACCTTTGGGATGCAGCGGACGGAGATTGTATGCAGTAACTGTGGGGGTCATTTGGGGCATGTTTTTAAGGGAGAGGGGTTTCCGACACCGACGGATGAGAGGCACTGTGTTAATAGTGTTAGTCTGAGGTTtcaggagggagaggagggtgtGAAGGCGAAGGCGTAAGTAGGGGCTAGGTTGATTAGTTTCTAGGTGTATCTTGATAGTGCTATAAGAGGCGTGGGTAGGTGTATATCTATTGAGCTCATTAAGCTCTGGGAGGGATATTGCGTTGGTGGTTCTAAAATTAGAGGGGTGCTGTTGGAGCTTCAAGAAAGTAGATACTGGTTGGTACGTGTAGTAGGTACGTATAGTTATCAATGAAAGAGCAATCGCTTTAACAATAATCATCAGACTCAGTTCACAAATCTCCTTGAAGTCTGTCTACAATTGATAGGAAGCTTCTTGTTCAGGGTGGGGCGGTCATGACAATGCCCGGATTTATAGATCAGGAAGAGCAATAAATGCGATTGCAAGGAACAGTGTGATCATACGCGACGAAAAGTAATCACCAAAAAGGTACTAAGCTAAGGCAGTACCACATCTGAACCTTGGAAACTTATTGTTAAGCAGGATAAGTATACTCAAGCTATCATTCAATAGTCCATTGTTAATTGAATGCATTCAATGAACTGCACACCCGGCACGTGTCCCCCACCCAATCGGGCATCCACATTGATTGGAGCCTGAGGCTGTCCAGCACCGCATCCGCCACCTGACGGGAGATTGTCCCCGTGTTTCGACCATCCTTCTATCCATTCGCCTCCCCTTAAAccttctcggcttcctgAGTGCACTGCATTTCCTACTGTGATGTCTCGACGTGCGACACCGGGTCAGGCTGCTCAGAACCAGCAGACTATTAAGGGTCTGCTGAAACTCGAACACAACAAAATATGTGCCGATTGCAAGCGCAACAAGCGTTAGTACCCCGGAATTCGCCGTACGCTTTTGAAATACTTCATATCTACATGCGACCGGAAAAAATGGATTGCTTAGCTGACAATTCTCTCATTAGATCCACGATGGGCGTCCTGGAACCTCGGAATATTTGTCTGCATCCGTTGCTCGGGCATTCATAGAGGCATGGGCACACATATCAGCCGGGTGAAATCCGTGGATCTTGACTCCTGGACCGATGAACAACTTCAGAGTGTGATGAGATGGGGAAATGCTAGAGCGAACAAGTTCGTCTCCGATTAGGCATTGTATTTTGTGAGAACAAGTGTGCTGATGGTTTGGGCAGATATTGGGAGGCGAAACTGGCACCCGGTCACGTCCCGTCGGAAGCGTGAGTGGATCCGTCGAGACGATACGGATGGCTGGCTAGAAATCTGTTGCTAACGAGGGTTGGTGTTAGGAAAATTGAGAATTTCATCCGGACCAAGTATGAATCCAAGCGGTGGATCATGGACGGCCCGATGCCCGATCCTTCCACGctagatgatggtgatgacgatgtggTAAGATTCTTGGCATCCTTCTATGGTGGTTGATGGCTGACTATATTCCGAAGCCCCTTGCGGTTGTTcaggaaaaggcaaagatcGAGCGTTCTGCATCTCAACGAGTGGCGGCGTCTAGCCAACCACCGGCGGCGCATCGCCAGCAAGCATCTATCGACCTCTTCGCTGACGATGATATCGCTCCCCCGGCCCGTCCTAGCACCACAGATCCTACACCACGAGCCGCGCCGAAGCAGCCTCAGTCTGCTCCTAAGCCAACACGTCCTGGGGACTCACTGCTCGGCCTTGACTTCTTTGGCAGCGCTCAGCCGGCCGCCAACAGTCACCCGTCCAGCACCGCGTCTACCCCTGGTGGCTCCACTGGCATTTCTAGGCCCGATCTGAAGCAGTCTATCCTATCACTTTACTCAAAGCCTCAGCCAGCCCCAGCGCAGCATGGGCGCACTTCTTCGTTTGGAGATTTCGGGGACCTGGCGTCTCCCGCGCCGCCCTCAGCTTCGCCATCTTCTAACCTGGGTGGTCTCACGGATGCCTTCAGCGGACTTAGTTTCCCGTCGACTacttctccaccacctcaaaAGCCAGCGGAAAAGTCCTCTCCATTTGCTAATCTAACAAGCTTCGCCACCAAGAAGTCCTCTCCTGCAGCTCCGAAGGTCTCTTCCCCTACGGCGTCTGCCGGCAGTGGTGGGGGTAGTTTGTTCGACAGCCTTGCCTCTCCCACTATTCCTGCGGCCAAGCCTCAGTCCCGTACTAcatcgatttcttccaatggcTTCGATTCAGGGTTCACCAGTTTCGCGTCTCCTCCGCCATCTAAGCCGAACCCaccaccatcttcatcattatCCAATGATCTCTTCGGACTGTCATCCCCTGCTCCCGTTGCTCCGTCCAAGGTATCTTCCCCGCCAGCACCGACAGCAATTTCACCGCAGAATGAACTAAAGGCCGCTTTTAACCTTAACCCCCCTGTGCCAGCTCCGGTGTCTGCTGCGCCAAAGCCTAGCATGTCCGCCACAACAGCATCTATCGCAAGCGCACTTCCGGCAAGCATAGATCCTTGGG encodes:
- a CDS encoding uncharacterized protein (predicted protein), with the translated sequence MRIQSIALFLGLCTAVLAVPHKPHNARYMGKDWQESSSSTATPTPTPSPTPRPTPRPTPTTPPGDDDDSGEFPFPWPTEWPPIFDDFPDIGGNDDSSSGDVPDMSRAMSVFGRGRSRRMDSTLKTLFGLCGGGHFVLSSCPALKV
- a CDS encoding stromal membrane-associated protein (predicted GTPase-activating protein), with protein sequence MSRRATPGQAAQNQQTIKGLLKLEHNKICADCKRNKHPRWASWNLGIFVCIRCSGIHRGMGTHISRVKSVDLDSWTDEQLQSVMRWGNARANKYWEAKLAPGHVPSEAKIENFIRTKYESKRWIMDGPMPDPSTLDDGDDDVPLAVVQEKAKIERSASQRVAASSQPPAAHRQQASIDLFADDDIAPPARPSTTDPTPRAAPKQPQSAPKPTRPGDSLLGLDFFGSAQPAANSHPSSTASTPGGSTGISRPDLKQSILSLYSKPQPAPAQHGRTSSFGDFGDLASPAPPSASPSSNLGGLTDAFSGLSFPSTTSPPPQKPAEKSSPFANLTSFATKKSSPAAPKVSSPTASAGSGGGSLFDSLASPTIPAAKPQSRTTSISSNGFDSGFTSFASPPPSKPNPPPSSSLSNDLFGLSSPAPVAPSKVSSPPAPTAISPQNELKAAFNLNPPVPAPVSAAPKPSMSATTASIASALPASIDPWGGGNAWSTPDPAPAAEPSGPSMMKVPDTLTANDIGAGWGATASTSGGSKQAPTVAADEDFGGWTSAAPISSTTAATTTNMSVPSKPAGGFSGADDLFSNVWE
- a CDS encoding glycoside hydrolase family 88/105 protein (predicted unsaturated glucuronyl hydrolase involved in regulation of bacterial surface properties, and related proteins), which codes for MASKHPASEIHRVIDLLIDNLINIRDDKGEFLLHLKDGRTIQAKCWNGWEWTHGIGLYGVWKFYEITGQAKYLKIIEDWFAERFAEGGTTKNINTMSVFLTLAYVYEKTGNLTYLPWLDAWGEWAMYELPRTKYGGMQHITYVAENDQELWDDTLMMTVMPLAKIGKLLNRPEYIAEAKRQCLIHVKYLFDTKTGLFFHGWKFENGGHGNGGHNFADARWARGNSWCTIVIPEILELLELEPNDAIRTHLCDTLEAQCEALQQSQSVSGAWHTLIDHPDSYLEASATAGFAYGILKAVRRRYIGSQYRAMGEKAISSVLKDVDEKGELQNTSFGTPMGHDLQVYKDIPLTAMPYGQAMAIMALGEYLWTYL
- a CDS encoding Smr domain protein (predicted protein), which gives rise to MVDRADNQLRELEKDYCPPLDPALFTAIACDYDLSDSAQLQQLRETLDTLKLSAWEQEDLPFDPSGTSGLGANGVDSEGIPSEHSVSQNGTVRSRETDITSLASEFSSFSVGDKGSHNDGSLCLSGATEEDKIGYLSEMFPSVDKFTIQHALRKSNGDVDRSMDVLLNLTFFSEQPSIEDGDKVAIPKGIDGFQDGSNGETGRKKNRKRKGKTKSGRNYERSSPLDSEPGCFLQDEPCTVNKWDAAQKDIEFIHSRTSPVLKKEMVTSTYHANGASLTATIRSLAETHAPKDERAISQDTVTEAQVAELIQELPSIPPTTFAGLLKITRSSVSAASELAAAMVTGPVSPSMSELIKFTTSPPPVDVDVETPRRRNEPRVIRDYDRVRSSAGAHFAASSEALAKASAAYRRGKSDRLMGGAAAYYSAVGRDHLERAKRDAAEAADALVDSQSTHNTLDLHGVSVQDAVRIASERVSDWWESFGDAKYVRGGEIARSGYRIVTGLGRHSHDGTSRLGPAVGKMLAREGWKVEVGEGVLTVVGVVRRH